In Oryza brachyantha chromosome 2, ObraRS2, whole genome shotgun sequence, a single window of DNA contains:
- the LOC102712883 gene encoding guanylate-binding protein 3-like, translating into MMHMLGFRGSASKERDRGRRGGGEGGGEGSPSAAAATPGSPWTPSSSVSSPRSPFAGGGGSGGGGGGGRPLRLVYCDERGRFRMDPEAVAALQLVKGPVGVVSVCGRARQGKSFILNQLLGRSSGFQVASTHRPCTKGLWMWSAPIKRTALDGTEYSLLLLDTEGIDAYDQTGTYSIQIFSLAVLLSSMFIYNQMGGIDEAALDRLSLVTEMTKHIRVRANGGKSTASELGQFSPIFIWLLRDFYLDLVENDRKITPRDYLEIALRPLEGRGKDISSKNEIRESIRALFPDRECFTLVRPLNSENELQRLDQIPIEKLRPEFQAGLDELTRFILERTRPKQVAGMVMTGPVLAGVTQSFLDAINNGAVPTISSSWQSVEEAECRIAYDSAAEVYASAFDRTKQADEDTLRDAHEAALRKAFDAYSTAAVGTGTSRMHYEKVLNNFCRKTFQEYKRNAFLEADKQCSNTIQIMERKLRAACSAPGVKVSSVIQVLESLLTEYETSCSGPGKWRMLASFLRQCLEGPILDLCLKLINEAESERTSFALRYRSNEDQLDLLKKQLEANEAHKSEYLKRYEAAISEKQRVSEDHSAHLANLRTKCSTLDERCLSLSKELDLVRHECTDWRVKYEQYVTQQKAEQDRFISQLATLESRYSSAEGKLGAAREQAAAAQDEATEWRHKYETAAAQAKAALERLASVQEQINKIAQERESGIRAEFAAHLEEKEEEMKRLVAKIRHAESEESLLTERLQVAESKAQSHNKETAVLKDEIRELTSKLEFLRDRAVSFEKQARMLEQEKNHLQEKFLSECKKYDEAEERYKTAEKEAKRATGFSDVARSEAITAQKEKDEAQRLSMEKLAVIERIQRQVDRLEQEKLNLLDEVQKMRKSETDALSKVALLEGRVAEREKEIEDLMMQSNEQRSSTVHVLESLLSTERAARAEANKRAEALSLQLQSTQSKLDVLHQELTSVRLVETALDSKLRTTTHGKRLRENEVGMESVQDMDIDRPERSRKRSKSNTSPLKHFQSEDGGSVHMGEDSVTVSTDTRDGNPDGYKKLTIAKLKEELTKHGFGAQLLELKNPNKKDILALYKKLVLGK; encoded by the exons atGATGCACATGCTGGGATTCCGTGGCTCCGCGTCCAAGGAGCGggaccgcggccgccgcggcggcggggaaggcGGGGGCGAGgggtcgccgtcggcggcggcggcgaccccgGGCTCGCCGTGGACCCCGTCGTCGTCCGTGTCCTCCCCGCGGTCGCCGTTCGCGGGGGGTGGTGGgagcgggggcgggggcgggggcgggaggCCGCTGCGGCTGGTGTACTGCGACGAGCGGGGGAGGTTCCGGATGGACCcggaggcggtggccgcgCTGCAGCTCGTCAAGGGCCCCGTCGGGGTCGTCTCCGTCTGCGGCCGCGCCAGGCAGGGCAAGAGCTTCATCCTTAACCAG CTTCTTGGTAGGAGCAGCGGATTTCAAGTAGCAAGTACCCATCGGCCCTGCACCAAGGGCCTTTGGATGTGGAGTGCCCCAATAAAAAGAACTGCACTTGATGGAACTGAATATAGTCTTTTGCTTCTTGATACTGAGGGCATTGATGCCTATGATCAGACA GGAACCTATAGTATCCAGATATTCTCACTCGCAGTCCTACTTTCAAGTATGTTCATATATAATCAG ATGGGTGGTATTGATGAGGCAGCTCTTGATCGACTTTCACTTGTTACTGAAATGACCAAGCATATCCGTGTGAGGGCAAATGGCGGGAAGTCTACTGCATCGGAGCTCGGGCAATTCTCACCTATCTTCATCTGGCTACTGAGG GATTTCTACCTAGATTTAGTTGAGAATGACAGGAAGATAACTCCAAGAGATTATCTTGAAATTGCTCTGAGGCCTCTTGAAGGCCGAGGAAAGGATATATCTTCAAAGAATGAG ATCCGTGAGTCCATCCGTGCCCTCTTTCCTGATAGAGAATGTTTCACACTGGTGCGCCCGTTGAACAGTGAAAATGAACTTCAACGTCTTGATCAAATTCCC ATAGAGAAATTGCGGCCTGAATTTCAAGCAGGACTTGATGAATTAACAAGGTTCATTTTAGAGAGGACAAGACCTAAACAAGTTGCTGGTATGGTCATGACTGGACCTGTACTTGCTGGTGTAACACAGTCTTTCTTGGATGCAATAAACAATGGTGCTGTACCTACTATATCATCTTCTTGgcag AGTGTTGAAGAAGCAGAATGCCGTATAGCATATGATTCTGCTGCAGAGGTTTATGCTTCAGCTTTTGATCGCACCAAACAAGCTGATGAA GATACTTTAAGGGATGCACATGAAGCTGCTTTAAGGAAGGCATTTGATGCATATAGTACTGCTGCTGTTGGAACTGGCACTTCCCGTATGCATTATGAGAAAGTTCTAAACAACTTCTGCAGAAAAACATTTCAG GAGTACAAAAGGAATGCCTTTTTAGAAGCTGATAAGCAGTGCTCAAACACGATACAAATTATGGAGAGGAAACTCCGAGCAGCTTGTTCTGCTCCTGGAGTTAAAGTTTCTAGTGTGATTCAG GTCCTGGAAAGTTTGCTCACTGAATATGAAACTTCTTGTTCTGGCCCAGGCAAATGGAGAATGCTTGCATCCTTTTTAAGACAGTG TTTGGAAGGACCCATATTGGATCTCTGCTTGAAGTTAATAAATGAAGCTGAATCTGAGAGGACTTCCTTTGCACTGAGATACCGTTCAAATGAAGATCAGCTGGACCTTCTAAAAAAGCAACTTGAAGCAAATGAGGCTCATAAATCTGAATATCTAAAACGATATGAAGCTGCTATAAGTGAAAAACAAAGAGTTTCTGAAGATCACAGTGCACATCTTGCAAACCTGAGGACCAAGTGTAGCACATTGGATGAACGCTGCTTGAGCTTATCTAAAGAACTTGATCTTGTACGCCATGAATGCACTGATTGGAGAGTGAAGTATGAGCAATATGTTACTCAGCAAAAGGCTGAGCAAGATAGATTCATTTCTCAACTAGCAACTCTTGAGTCCAGATATAGCTCTGCAGAAGGAAAGTTGGGGGCAGCCCGTGAACAGGCAGCAGCTGCTCAAGACGAGGCCACAGAGTGGAGGCATAAATATGAAACAGCTGCTGCACAAGCTAAAGCTGCATTGGAGAGATTAGCATCTGTTCaagaacaaattaacaaaattGCACAAGAAAGAGAAAGTGGTATACGGGCTGAGTTTGCTGCACATTTGGAGGAAAAG GAAGAAGAAATGAAGAGATTAGTTGCAAAGATTAGACATGCAGAGAGTGAAGAAAGTTTGTTGACTGAGCGCTTGCAG GTAGCGGAATCAAAGGCGCAAAGCCATAACAAGGAAACTGCAGTCTTGAAGGATGAAATTAGAGAGCTGACGAGCAAACTAGAATTTCTAAGAGACAGGGCAGTATCATTTGAAAAGCAAGCAAGAATGCTTGAACAGGAAAAGAACCATCTTCAAGAGAAGTTCCTATCTGAATGCAAGAAATATGATGAAGCAGAAGAAAGATACAAAACTGCAGAAAAGGAAGCAAAGAGAGCTACTGGGTTTTCTGATGTAGCTCGAAGTGAGGCCATTACGGCCcagaaagaaaaggatgaGGCACAGCGGTTGTCAATGGAAAAATTAGCAGTGATTGAAAGAATTCAAAGACAAGTTGACAGACTGGAGCAGGAGAAATTGAATCTATTAGATGAAGTGCAGAAGATGCGTAAATCAGAAACAGATGCCTTGTCCAAGGTTGCCTTGCTTGAGGGTAGGGTTGCTGAGAGGGAGAAAGAAATTGAGGATTTAATGATGCAGAGCAATGAGCAGAGGTCCAGTACTGTGCACGTCCTTGAGAGTCTTTTGTCAACAGAGCGTGCAGCTAGAGCTGAAGCGAATAAGCGTGCAGAAGCCTTGTCTTTACAGTTGCAATCTACCCAAAGCAAACTTGATGTACTCCACCAGGAGCTAACGTCAGTTCGCCTTGTTGAGACTGCGCTGGATAGCAAGCTCCGAACCACCACTCATGGCAAGAGGTTGAGAGAAAATGAAGTAGGCATGGAGTCGGTCCAAGATATGGACATTGATCGTCCGGAGAGGAGCAGAAAGAGATCTAAAAGCAATACTAGTCCGCTTAAGCATTTCCAATCTGAAGATGGTGGTTCTGTTCATATGGGTGAAGATAGTGTTACAGTTAGCACAGACACAAGAGATGGCAATCCAGATGGGTATAAGAAACTCACAATTGCAAAGCTGAAAGAGGAGCTTACCAAGCATGGATTTGGAGCGCAGTTGCTAGAGCTGAAGAATCCGAACAAGAAGGATATACTTGCACTCTACAAGAAGCTTGTTTTGGGCAAGTAA
- the LOC102701059 gene encoding uncharacterized protein LOC102701059 — protein sequence MLLLHSSPRLLLLLRHRHRLPPCARNLPAGAASHPLPARLLRRSVAARAEPEPSTPAAEPPDDDGDGPVELRTPTLFSIDENPTQLQTATSLLLTGAISVFLFRSLRRRARRAKELRVRSGGVEKPNNLRQEALEGLRLVSASPIEVDKPPSPVQALLGGIAAGVIALILYKFTTTIEAALNRQTISDSFSVRQITITIRTIINGICYLATFVFGINSVGLILYALQLTFASIMGDDDSSSSAGKINEQSNTAAPSNSSTNATSDGESTSSDKSKSSTE from the exons ATGCTGCTGCTCCATTCCTccccgcgcctcctcctcctcctccgccaccgccatcgcctccCCCCGTGCGCCCGCAACCTCCCCGCAGGCGCCGCTTCCCACCCCCTCcccgcccgcctcctccgccgctccgtcgccgcccgcgccgagcCGGAACCGTCCACCCCGGCAGCCGAGCCAccggacgacgacggcgatggcccCGTCGAGCTCCGCACCCCGACGCTCTTCTCCATCGACGAGAACCCCACCCAGCTGCAGACCGCCACcagcctcctcctcaccgGCGCCATCTCCGTCTTCCTCTTccgctccctccgccgccgcgcccgccgcgccaAGGAGCTC AGGGTTCGGTCCGGCGGGGTGGAGAAGCCCAACAACCTGAGGCAGGAGGCCCTGGAGGGGCTGAGGCTGGTGAGCGCGTCCCCCATCGAGGTCGAcaagccgccgtcgcccgtgCAGGCGCTGCTCGGCGGGATCGCGGCGGGGGTCATCGCGCTCATCCTCTACAagttcaccaccaccatcgaGGCCGCGCTCAACCGCCAGACCATCTCCGACAGCTTCTCG GTTCGTCAgataacaataacaataag AACAATCATAAATGGGATATGCTACCTAGCAACATTTGTGTTTGGAATCAACTCAGTGGGATTAATACTGTATGCCCTCCAGCTCACTTTTGCTTCTATCATGGGCGATGACGATTCAAGCAGCTCTGCAGGAAAAATCAACGAGCAGTCGAACACAGCGGCACCATCTAATAGCTCCACAAATGCAACAAGTGACGGTGAATCAACTAGCAGCGATAAGAGTAAAAGCTCAACAGAGTAG
- the LOC102713161 gene encoding dnaJ homolog subfamily B member 4-like: MGVDYYKVLQVERGASDDELKKAYRKLAMKWHPDKNPNSKKEAEAKFKQISEAYEVLSDSQKRAVYDQYGEEGLKGQVPPPGAGGPGGSSYYGGDGSTFRFNPRSADDIFAEFFGFSSPFSTMGGMGGMGGMGGMGGGADRGMRGSKFGMFGDDIFGNFSQFPGEASMHAPQRPQKAAPIENRLPCNLADLYKGTTKKMKISREILDSSGRMMVVEEILTIDIKPGWKKGTKITFPEKGNESPHVIPADIVFVIDEKPHDLFTREGNDLAMTQKISLAEALTGCTVQVTALDGRNLTVAINNVVHPGYEEVVPREGMPIPKDPSKKGNLRIKFNIKFPSRLTSEQKSEIKRLLAS; the protein is encoded by the exons ATGGGCGTGGACTACTACAAGGTGCTGCAGGTGGAGCGGGGCGCCTCCGACGACGAGCTCAAGAAGGCGTACCGGAAGCTGGCCATGAAGTGGCACCCGGACAAGAACCCCAACAGCAAGAAGGAGGCCGAGGCCAAGTTCAAGCAGATCTCCGAGGCCTACGAG GTGCTCAGTGATTCCCAGAAACGAGCAGTGTATGACCAGTACGGAGAAGAGGGGCTCAAAGGGCAGGTGCCACCTCCTGGAGCAGGTGGACCTGGTGGGTCTTCATACTATGGGGGTGATGGTTCGACGTTCCGGTTCAACCCTCGAAGCGCAGATGATATATTTGCTGAGTTCTTTGGATTTTCCAGCCCATTCTCAACCATGGGTGGCATGGGTGGTATGGGTGGAATGGGTGGCATGGGTGGAGGTGCTGACAGGGGCATGCGGGGATCAAAGTTTGGGATGTTTGGCGATGATATATTTGGGAACTTCTCTCAGTTCCCTGGTGAGGCATCAATGCATGCTCCCCAACGACCGCAGAAGGCTGCGCCAATTGAGAACCGACTGCCTTGCAACCTAGCTGACTTGTACAAAGGCACCACcaaaaagatgaaaatttcACGGGAGATATTAGATTCTAGCGG GAGAATGATGGTTGTTGAGGAGATCCTAACAATCGATATAAAACCTGGATGGAAGAAAGGCACGAAAATTACTTTTCCCGAGAAGGGTAACGAGTCTCCGCATGTAATTCCTGCGGATATTGTGTTTGTGATTGATGAGAAGCCACACGATCTGTTTACACGAGAGGGGAATGATCTCGCCATGACCCAGAAGATTTCCTTGGCTGAGGCCTTAACTGGATGCACTGTTCAGGTAACAGCACTAGATGGTCGGAACCTAACAGTAGCGATAAACAACGTCGTTCACCCTGGCTATGAGGAGGTTGTTCCGCGAGAGGGCATGCCGATTCCGAAGGATCCATCAAAGAAGGGAAATCTCAGGATCAAATTCAACATCAAGTTCCCCTCAAGGCTGACATCGGAGCAGAAATCAGAGATTAAGAGGCTGCTAGCTTCTTGA